Proteins encoded by one window of Nomascus leucogenys isolate Asia chromosome 19, Asia_NLE_v1, whole genome shotgun sequence:
- the SLC13A2 gene encoding solute carrier family 13 member 2 isoform X2 encodes MATCWQGLWAYRSYMIVFLLPILLLPLPILVPSKEAYCAYAIILMALFWCTEALPLAVTALFPLILFPMMGIMDASEVAVEYLKDSNLLFFGGLLVAIAVEHWNLHKRIALRVLLIVGVRPALLILGFMLVTAFLSMWISNTATSAMMVPIAHAVLDQLHSSKASSNVEEGSSNPTFELQEPSPQKDVTKLDNGQALPVTSAPSEGRAHLSQEHLHLTKCMSLCVCYSASIGGIATLTGTAPNLVLQGQISSLFPQNGNVVNFASWFSFAFPTMVILLLLAWLWLQILFLGFNFRKNFGIGEKMQEQQQAAYCIIQTEHRLLGPMTFAEKAISILFVILVLLWFTREPGFFLGWGNLAFPNAKGESMVSDATVAIFISIIMFIIPSKFPGLTQDPENPGKLKAPLGLLDWKTVNQKMPWNIVLLLGGGYALAKGSERSSLSEWLGNKLTPLQSVPAPAIAIILSLLVAVFTEFTSNVATTTIFLPILASMAQAICLHPLYVMLPCTMATSLAFMLPVATPPNAIVFSFGDLKVLDMARAGFLLNIIGVLVIALAINSWGIPLFSLHSFPAWAQSNTTAQCLPSLANTTTPSP; translated from the exons GAGGCCTACTGCGCATACGCCATCATCCTCATGGCGCTCTTCTGGTGCACTGAGGCCCTGCCCCTGGCGGTCACTGCCCTCTTCCCCTTAATCCTGTTCCCTATGATGGGCATCATGGATGCGTCTGAG GTTGCCGTCGAGTATCTTAAGGACTCCAACCTCCTGTTCTTCGGGGGGCTGCTGGTGGCCATCGCGGTGGAACACTGGAACCTGCATAAACGCATCGCCCTCCGTGTCCTCCTCATTGTTGGGGTGCGGCCTGCCCT GCTAATCCTGGGCTTCATGCTGGTCACGGCCTTCCTGTCCATGTGGATCAGTAACACGGCCACCTCGGCCATGATGGTGCCCATCGCACACGCCGTCCTGGACCAGCTGCACAGCTCGAAAGCCAGCAGCAACGTCGAGGAGGGCAGCAGCAACCCCACCTTCGAGCTCCAGGAACCAAGTCCCCAGAAGGATGTGACCAAGCTtg ATAATGGGCAGGCCCTCCCTGTCACGTCTGCTCCTTCGGAGGGGAGGGCACATCTCAGCCAGGAGCATCTCCACCTCACCAAGTGCATGAGCCTGTGCGTGTGCTACTCCGCCAGCATCGGGGGCATCGCCACGCTGACCGGCACCGCACCGAACCTGGTGCTGCAAGGCCAGATCAGCTC GCTCTTCCCCCAAAACGGCAACGTGGTGAACTTCGCCTCCTGGTTCAGCTTCGCCTTCCCCACCATGGTCATCTTGCTGCTGCTGGCCTGGCTGTGGCTGCAGATCCTCTTCCTGGGCTTCAA CTTCCGGAAGAACTTTGGCATTGGGGAAAAGATGCAGGAGCAACAGCAGGCAGCCTACTGCATCATCCAGACCGAGCACAGGCTGCTGGGCCCCATGACCTTTGCAGAAAAGGCCATCAGCATCCTATTCGTCATCCTGGTGCTGCTCTGGTTCACCCGGGAGCCGGGCTTTTTTCTTGGCTGGGGCAACCTGGCTTTTCCCAATGCCAAGGGGGAGAG CATGGTGTCCGATGCGACAGTGGCCATCTTCATCAGCATAATTATGTTCATCATACCCTCCAAGTTCCCAGGGCTGACCCAGGACCCAG AAAACCCAGGGAAGCTGAAGGCCCCTCTTGGCCTCCTCGACTGGAAGACGGTGAACCAGAAGATGCCGTGGAATATCGTGTTATTGCTGGGTGGTGGCTACGCCCTGGCCAAGGGCAGTGAG CGATCAAGCCTGTCAGAGTGGCTGGGAAACAAGCTGACCCCACTGCAGAGTGTGCCAGCTCCAGCCATTGCCATCATCCTCTCCCTCCTGGTGGCCGTCTTCACCGAGTTCACTAGCAACGTGGCCACCACTACGATCTTCCTGCCCATCCTAGCCTCCATG GCCCAGGCCATCTGCCTCCACCCTCTCTATGTCATGCTCCCCTGCACTATGGCCACCTCCCTGGCCTTCATGCTGCCCGTGGCCACCCCGCCCAATGCCATCGTCTTCTCTTTCGGGGACCTCAAAGTGTTGGATATG GCCCGGGCGGGATTCCTGCTCAACATCATTGGAGTCCTGGTCATCGCACTGGCCATCAACAGCTGGGGCATCCCCCTCTTCAGCCTGCACTCTTTCCCCGCCTGGGCACAGTCCAACACCACAGCCCAGTGCCTgccgagcctggccaacaccaccacaccaagccccTAG
- the SLC13A2 gene encoding solute carrier family 13 member 2 isoform X1, with the protein MATCWQGLWAYRSYMIVFLLPILLLPLPILVPSKEAYCAYAIILMALFWCTEALPLAVTALFPLILFPMMGIMDASEIIQRPFPSSFESPGECQSVGMSVTASHNLRGTVGDPRVFPPLSHVSTCQVAVEYLKDSNLLFFGGLLVAIAVEHWNLHKRIALRVLLIVGVRPALLILGFMLVTAFLSMWISNTATSAMMVPIAHAVLDQLHSSKASSNVEEGSSNPTFELQEPSPQKDVTKLDNGQALPVTSAPSEGRAHLSQEHLHLTKCMSLCVCYSASIGGIATLTGTAPNLVLQGQISSLFPQNGNVVNFASWFSFAFPTMVILLLLAWLWLQILFLGFNFRKNFGIGEKMQEQQQAAYCIIQTEHRLLGPMTFAEKAISILFVILVLLWFTREPGFFLGWGNLAFPNAKGESMVSDATVAIFISIIMFIIPSKFPGLTQDPENPGKLKAPLGLLDWKTVNQKMPWNIVLLLGGGYALAKGSERSSLSEWLGNKLTPLQSVPAPAIAIILSLLVAVFTEFTSNVATTTIFLPILASMAQAICLHPLYVMLPCTMATSLAFMLPVATPPNAIVFSFGDLKVLDMARAGFLLNIIGVLVIALAINSWGIPLFSLHSFPAWAQSNTTAQCLPSLANTTTPSP; encoded by the exons GAGGCCTACTGCGCATACGCCATCATCCTCATGGCGCTCTTCTGGTGCACTGAGGCCCTGCCCCTGGCGGTCACTGCCCTCTTCCCCTTAATCCTGTTCCCTATGATGGGCATCATGGATGCGTCTGAG atCATTCAGAGACCATTTCCATCCAGTTTCGAGAGCCCAGGGGAATGCCAGTCTGTGGGAATGTCAGTGACTGCATCCCATAACCTCAGGGGCACCGTGGGAGACCCCAGGGTCTTCCCGCCGCTCAGCCATGTCTCCACCTGCCAGGTTGCCGTCGAGTATCTTAAGGACTCCAACCTCCTGTTCTTCGGGGGGCTGCTGGTGGCCATCGCGGTGGAACACTGGAACCTGCATAAACGCATCGCCCTCCGTGTCCTCCTCATTGTTGGGGTGCGGCCTGCCCT GCTAATCCTGGGCTTCATGCTGGTCACGGCCTTCCTGTCCATGTGGATCAGTAACACGGCCACCTCGGCCATGATGGTGCCCATCGCACACGCCGTCCTGGACCAGCTGCACAGCTCGAAAGCCAGCAGCAACGTCGAGGAGGGCAGCAGCAACCCCACCTTCGAGCTCCAGGAACCAAGTCCCCAGAAGGATGTGACCAAGCTtg ATAATGGGCAGGCCCTCCCTGTCACGTCTGCTCCTTCGGAGGGGAGGGCACATCTCAGCCAGGAGCATCTCCACCTCACCAAGTGCATGAGCCTGTGCGTGTGCTACTCCGCCAGCATCGGGGGCATCGCCACGCTGACCGGCACCGCACCGAACCTGGTGCTGCAAGGCCAGATCAGCTC GCTCTTCCCCCAAAACGGCAACGTGGTGAACTTCGCCTCCTGGTTCAGCTTCGCCTTCCCCACCATGGTCATCTTGCTGCTGCTGGCCTGGCTGTGGCTGCAGATCCTCTTCCTGGGCTTCAA CTTCCGGAAGAACTTTGGCATTGGGGAAAAGATGCAGGAGCAACAGCAGGCAGCCTACTGCATCATCCAGACCGAGCACAGGCTGCTGGGCCCCATGACCTTTGCAGAAAAGGCCATCAGCATCCTATTCGTCATCCTGGTGCTGCTCTGGTTCACCCGGGAGCCGGGCTTTTTTCTTGGCTGGGGCAACCTGGCTTTTCCCAATGCCAAGGGGGAGAG CATGGTGTCCGATGCGACAGTGGCCATCTTCATCAGCATAATTATGTTCATCATACCCTCCAAGTTCCCAGGGCTGACCCAGGACCCAG AAAACCCAGGGAAGCTGAAGGCCCCTCTTGGCCTCCTCGACTGGAAGACGGTGAACCAGAAGATGCCGTGGAATATCGTGTTATTGCTGGGTGGTGGCTACGCCCTGGCCAAGGGCAGTGAG CGATCAAGCCTGTCAGAGTGGCTGGGAAACAAGCTGACCCCACTGCAGAGTGTGCCAGCTCCAGCCATTGCCATCATCCTCTCCCTCCTGGTGGCCGTCTTCACCGAGTTCACTAGCAACGTGGCCACCACTACGATCTTCCTGCCCATCCTAGCCTCCATG GCCCAGGCCATCTGCCTCCACCCTCTCTATGTCATGCTCCCCTGCACTATGGCCACCTCCCTGGCCTTCATGCTGCCCGTGGCCACCCCGCCCAATGCCATCGTCTTCTCTTTCGGGGACCTCAAAGTGTTGGATATG GCCCGGGCGGGATTCCTGCTCAACATCATTGGAGTCCTGGTCATCGCACTGGCCATCAACAGCTGGGGCATCCCCCTCTTCAGCCTGCACTCTTTCCCCGCCTGGGCACAGTCCAACACCACAGCCCAGTGCCTgccgagcctggccaacaccaccacaccaagccccTAG
- the SLC13A2 gene encoding solute carrier family 13 member 2 isoform X3, with protein sequence MPVCGNVAVEYLKDSNLLFFGGLLVAIAVEHWNLHKRIALRVLLIVGVRPALLILGFMLVTAFLSMWISNTATSAMMVPIAHAVLDQLHSSKASSNVEEGSSNPTFELQEPSPQKDVTKLDNGQALPVTSAPSEGRAHLSQEHLHLTKCMSLCVCYSASIGGIATLTGTAPNLVLQGQISSLFPQNGNVVNFASWFSFAFPTMVILLLLAWLWLQILFLGFNFRKNFGIGEKMQEQQQAAYCIIQTEHRLLGPMTFAEKAISILFVILVLLWFTREPGFFLGWGNLAFPNAKGESMVSDATVAIFISIIMFIIPSKFPGLTQDPENPGKLKAPLGLLDWKTVNQKMPWNIVLLLGGGYALAKGSERSSLSEWLGNKLTPLQSVPAPAIAIILSLLVAVFTEFTSNVATTTIFLPILASMAQAICLHPLYVMLPCTMATSLAFMLPVATPPNAIVFSFGDLKVLDMARAGFLLNIIGVLVIALAINSWGIPLFSLHSFPAWAQSNTTAQCLPSLANTTTPSP encoded by the exons ATGCCAGTCTGTGGGAAT GTTGCCGTCGAGTATCTTAAGGACTCCAACCTCCTGTTCTTCGGGGGGCTGCTGGTGGCCATCGCGGTGGAACACTGGAACCTGCATAAACGCATCGCCCTCCGTGTCCTCCTCATTGTTGGGGTGCGGCCTGCCCT GCTAATCCTGGGCTTCATGCTGGTCACGGCCTTCCTGTCCATGTGGATCAGTAACACGGCCACCTCGGCCATGATGGTGCCCATCGCACACGCCGTCCTGGACCAGCTGCACAGCTCGAAAGCCAGCAGCAACGTCGAGGAGGGCAGCAGCAACCCCACCTTCGAGCTCCAGGAACCAAGTCCCCAGAAGGATGTGACCAAGCTtg ATAATGGGCAGGCCCTCCCTGTCACGTCTGCTCCTTCGGAGGGGAGGGCACATCTCAGCCAGGAGCATCTCCACCTCACCAAGTGCATGAGCCTGTGCGTGTGCTACTCCGCCAGCATCGGGGGCATCGCCACGCTGACCGGCACCGCACCGAACCTGGTGCTGCAAGGCCAGATCAGCTC GCTCTTCCCCCAAAACGGCAACGTGGTGAACTTCGCCTCCTGGTTCAGCTTCGCCTTCCCCACCATGGTCATCTTGCTGCTGCTGGCCTGGCTGTGGCTGCAGATCCTCTTCCTGGGCTTCAA CTTCCGGAAGAACTTTGGCATTGGGGAAAAGATGCAGGAGCAACAGCAGGCAGCCTACTGCATCATCCAGACCGAGCACAGGCTGCTGGGCCCCATGACCTTTGCAGAAAAGGCCATCAGCATCCTATTCGTCATCCTGGTGCTGCTCTGGTTCACCCGGGAGCCGGGCTTTTTTCTTGGCTGGGGCAACCTGGCTTTTCCCAATGCCAAGGGGGAGAG CATGGTGTCCGATGCGACAGTGGCCATCTTCATCAGCATAATTATGTTCATCATACCCTCCAAGTTCCCAGGGCTGACCCAGGACCCAG AAAACCCAGGGAAGCTGAAGGCCCCTCTTGGCCTCCTCGACTGGAAGACGGTGAACCAGAAGATGCCGTGGAATATCGTGTTATTGCTGGGTGGTGGCTACGCCCTGGCCAAGGGCAGTGAG CGATCAAGCCTGTCAGAGTGGCTGGGAAACAAGCTGACCCCACTGCAGAGTGTGCCAGCTCCAGCCATTGCCATCATCCTCTCCCTCCTGGTGGCCGTCTTCACCGAGTTCACTAGCAACGTGGCCACCACTACGATCTTCCTGCCCATCCTAGCCTCCATG GCCCAGGCCATCTGCCTCCACCCTCTCTATGTCATGCTCCCCTGCACTATGGCCACCTCCCTGGCCTTCATGCTGCCCGTGGCCACCCCGCCCAATGCCATCGTCTTCTCTTTCGGGGACCTCAAAGTGTTGGATATG GCCCGGGCGGGATTCCTGCTCAACATCATTGGAGTCCTGGTCATCGCACTGGCCATCAACAGCTGGGGCATCCCCCTCTTCAGCCTGCACTCTTTCCCCGCCTGGGCACAGTCCAACACCACAGCCCAGTGCCTgccgagcctggccaacaccaccacaccaagccccTAG